In a single window of the Octopus sinensis linkage group LG1, ASM634580v1, whole genome shotgun sequence genome:
- the LOC115223666 gene encoding uncharacterized protein LOC115223666: protein MVRSFYDTIVVKIIRKELDDLKHNKDRACDGTFKCRSDIYYQLFTLHIVIQNISIPRLFVLLLSKSQVTYRRLFSALKDLHPSLEPDTLMVDFGKAIINAFCEILPTTNITGCLFHMAKNICRHIVDIGLKPRYQTDAEFNNKIKCFTALAFLPVSDVIDGFLEMTDDDNLPQEFVSYFETHYIGRERGQGKRRRMKSTFPIELWNVFERTQNNMMRTSNSVEGFNSVMQSSITNMHPNLWKHITYLKKEVHYRKRKNVI, encoded by the coding sequence atggtgaGAAGTTTTTATGATACGATAGTGGTGAAGATAATCCGGAAAGAATTAGATGACCTTAAGCATAATAAGGATAGGGCTTGTGATGGTACTTTTAAATGCAGATCAGATATATATTATCAGTTGTTCACGTTACATATTGTCATACAAAATATTAGTATACCACGTCTTTTTGTTTTGCTACTTAGTAAATCACAAGTAACGTACAGAAGGCTTTTTAGCGCTTTGAAGGACTTACACCCATCATTAGAGCCCGATACCTTAATGGTTGATTTCGGGAAAGCAATTATCAATGCTTTCTGTGAGATATTaccaacaacaaatataacaGGTTGTTTATTTCATATGGCTAAAAATATCTGTCGCCACATTGTGGATATAGGTTTAAAGCCGCGCTATCAAACAGACGCagaatttaacaacaaaatcaaatgcttcacagcattagCATTTCTTCCAGTGAGTGATGTTATTGATGGTTTTCTTGAaatgactgatgatgataatttgcCCCAAGAATTTGTATCATATTTTGAAACTCACTATATAGGAAGAGAACGAGGTCAAGGCAAGCGAAGAAGAATGAAATCAACTTTTCCCATTGAATTGTGGAATGTTTTCGAAAGAACTCAGAATAATATGATGAGAACAAGCAACAGCGTAGAAGGCTTCAACAGTGTAATGCAAAGCTCCATTACTAACATGCACCCAAATTTGTGGAAACATATTACGTATTTGAAAAAGGAAGTGCATtatcgaaaaagaaaaaatgtgattTAG